A window of Xiphophorus hellerii strain 12219 chromosome 7, Xiphophorus_hellerii-4.1, whole genome shotgun sequence contains these coding sequences:
- the LOC116723702 gene encoding enolase 4-like, with protein MDTMFSESCSSESFADLAVGLGLDYVKLGGLSGTETMAKYNRLTAIEEELARQGLLVCKEPEPPLFSKEPKEEPASAEETK; from the exons ATGGATACGATGTTCAGTGAATCGTGCAGTAGTGAATCCTTTGCAGACTTA GCTGTGGGACTGGGGCTGGACTATGTCAAACTGGGAGGTCTGAGTGGGACTGAGACGATGGCTAAATACAATCGCCTAACAGCCATAGAAGAAGAACTGGCCCGACAAGGACTGCTGG TCTGCAAGGAACCGGAACCGCCGCTCTTCAGCAAAGAGCCGAAGGAAGAGCCGGCTTCAGCAGAGGAAACCAAATGA